One part of the Pseudomonadota bacterium genome encodes these proteins:
- a CDS encoding DUF3634 family protein produces MGWFRLIVVAAAIALAVWLVVRLVRPGELCRIVVRDMRVAMRGSLPGRSRSEIVDFVASLSLPDGAKIRGIRDGSAVRIEFNGAVPDSERQRIRNFLMLRR; encoded by the coding sequence GTGGGATGGTTCCGGCTCATCGTCGTCGCCGCCGCGATCGCGCTCGCCGTGTGGCTCGTCGTGAGGCTGGTCAGGCCGGGGGAGCTGTGCCGGATCGTCGTGCGCGACATGCGGGTCGCGATGCGCGGTTCCCTCCCGGGGCGTTCCCGCAGCGAGATCGTCGATTTCGTCGCGAGTCTCTCTCTGCCGGACGGAGCCAAGATCCGCGGCATCCGCGACGGGAGTGCCGTGCGCATCGAATTCAATGGCGCCGTGCCCGACTCCGAGCGGCAGCGGATCCGCAACTTCCTGATGCTCAGGCGATGA
- a CDS encoding CopG family transcriptional regulator has translation MIRTQIQLEARHERAIKKIAKRDGISMAEVIRRCVDAALAAEGEAELEARYKVASQMIGAFTSADRAADVAANHDDYLDEAFE, from the coding sequence ATGATACGGACGCAAATTCAGCTCGAGGCGCGGCACGAGCGGGCGATCAAGAAGATCGCCAAGCGCGACGGCATCTCCATGGCCGAGGTGATCCGGCGGTGCGTGGACGCGGCGCTCGCCGCGGAAGGCGAGGCGGAGCTGGAAGCGCGGTACAAGGTGGCCTCGCAGATGATAGGAGCGTTCACCTCCGCAGATCGAGCTGCCGACGTCGCGGCGAATCACGACGACTACCTGGACGAGGCGTTCGAGTGA
- a CDS encoding PIN domain-containing protein, producing the protein MSGVFVDTSALLALLVADDTNHQAAKSAFDSLSREQARLFTTSYVLVETYALLGRRHGRDAAQRFRNDFAPLLDVVWVGTELHEAGLDGCLGSPARSLSLVDAVSFAALRARGAHRAFAFDRHFATAGFELVR; encoded by the coding sequence GTGAGCGGCGTGTTCGTCGACACCTCCGCGCTCCTTGCGCTCCTGGTCGCGGACGACACGAACCACCAGGCGGCGAAGAGCGCGTTCGATTCTCTATCGAGGGAACAGGCGCGGCTGTTCACGACCTCCTACGTGCTCGTCGAGACCTATGCGCTCCTCGGCCGGAGGCACGGCCGCGACGCGGCCCAGCGCTTCAGGAACGACTTCGCGCCGCTTTTGGACGTCGTGTGGGTCGGTACCGAGTTGCACGAAGCGGGGCTGGACGGCTGCCTCGGGAGCCCGGCACGTTCGCTCTCCCTCGTCGACGCCGTGTCGTTCGCGGCCCTGCGTGCCCGCGGCGCCCACCGCGCCTTCGCGTTCGATCGCCACTTCGCGACCGCCGGGTTCGAGCTCGTGAGGTGA